The Arachis hypogaea cultivar Tifrunner chromosome 16, arahy.Tifrunner.gnm2.J5K5, whole genome shotgun sequence genome contains a region encoding:
- the LOC112756679 gene encoding ATP-dependent Clp protease proteolytic subunit 5, chloroplastic-like, with protein sequence MLGCLVHKRIIRCGGAVDDDMANTIVAQLLYLDAVDPQKDIVMYVNSPGGSVTAGNAITCHCFMQTCLVLYILQSICRLKKLYKLLFGKMMGLFYQHKKFGFLTFHLFLITKGKRYSLPNSRIMIHQPLGGAQGGQTDIDIQANEMLHHKANLNGYLSYHTGQSLEKINQDTDRDFFMSAKEAKEYGLIDGVIMNPLKALQPLEVAV encoded by the exons ATGCTAGGGTGTTTGGTCCATAAG AGAATAATACGTTGCGGCGGAGCAGTTGATGATGACATGGCAAACACCATAGTTGCGCAGCTTCTTTACCTTGATGCTGTTGATCCTCAGAAG GATATTGTCATGTATGTAAACTCTCCAGGAGGATCAGTTACAGCAGGTAATGCAATAACTTGTCACTGTTTTATGCAAACATGCCTTGTGTTATATATATTACAATCTATTTGTAGACTTAAAAAGttgtataaattattatttggaaAAATGATgggtttgtttt ATCAGCATA AAAAATTTGGCTTTCTAACATTTCATCTATTCCTCATTACTAAAGGAAAGAGATATAGCTTGCCTAATTCAAGAATAATGATTCACCAACCTCTTGGTGGAGCTCAGGGAGGGCAAACTGACATAGATATTCAG GCAAATGAAATGCTGCATCACAAGGCTAACCTGAATGGGTATCTTTCTTACCACACTGGACAAAGTTTGGAAAAGATTAACCAGGACACAGACCGCGATTTTTTCATGAGCGCAAAAGAGGCCAAAGAATATGGACTGATAGATGGTGTCATAATGAATCCTCTCAAAGCTCTCCAGCCGTTAGAAGTTGCGGTTTGA
- the LOC112758309 gene encoding uncharacterized protein isoform X2, whose translation MDANVSTKLESEETSEELKSSETQASKKRKMVEKTVVRVRIGEGNNISRLKNEGLPSDFWSWRKYGQKPIKGSPYPRGYYRCSTSKGCSAKKQVERCRTDASMLIITYTSTHNHPSPDAIISTQNLSQKPKEQEAGETTEEELSKVEEQEQEHEHEHEQVEEEHSTDHEKPSTTTVSMATADEKSFHYLQSPISSHEDIVVVDQEDPFKLSSEKSHERIDLLLEEEEPLCYAQIKNLTTKKSDELDFFDELEELPMSSPFLHFTRSILSDERIPVFPS comes from the exons ATGGACGCCAATGTATCCACTAAACTTGAATCAGAAGAAACTTCTGAGGAGCTCAAATCATCAGAAACTCAGGCATCCAAGAAAAG GAAAATGGTTGAGAAAACTGTTGTGAGGGTGAGGATAGGAGAGGGAAACAATATCAGCAGACTGAAGAATGAAGGGCTACCTTCAGATTTTTGGTCTTGGAGGAAATATGGACAAAAGCCAATCAAAGGGTCTCCATATCCAAG GGGTTATTACAGATGCAGCACGTCAAAGGGTTGTTCAGCGAAGAAGCAAGTAGAGAGATGCAGAACAGATGCTTCAATGCTCATCATCACATACACCTCTACACATAATCACCCTTCTCCTGATGCAATAATCTCCACCCAGAATTTATCACAAAAACCAAAAGAACAAGAAGCTGGAGAAACCACAGAAGAAGAACTATCAAaggtggaagaacaagaacaagaacatgaACATGAGCATGAACAGGTTGAAGAAGAACACAGCACGGATCATGAGAAGCCAAGTACTACTACTGTGTCTATGGCCACGGCTGATGAGAAGAGTTTCCATTACTTGCAGTCTCCAATAAGCAGCCATGAAGATATTGTTGTTGTAGACCAAGA ggaTCCATTCAAGCTAAGCAGTGAGAAAAGCCATGAAAGAATAGATCTTTTGTTAGAAGAGGAAGAGCCACTATGCTATGCACAGATCAAGAACTTGACAACGAAAAAATCAGATGAACTTGATTTCTTCGATGAGCTTGAGGAGTTGCCCATGTCTTCACCTTTCTTGCACTTCACGAGGAGCATTTTATCCGATGAAAGGATTCCCGTTTTTCCTTCTTGA
- the LOC112758309 gene encoding uncharacterized protein isoform X1: MDANVSTKLESEETSEELKSSETQASKKRKMVEKTVVRVRIGEGNNISRLKNEGLPSDFWSWRKYGQKPIKGSPYPRGYYRCSTSKGCSAKKQVERCRTDASMLIITYTSTHNHPSPDAIISTQNLSQKPKEQEAGETTEEELSKVEEQEQEHEHEHEQVEEEHSTDHEKPSTTTVSMATADEKSFHYLQSPISSHEDIVVVDQEDPFS, from the exons ATGGACGCCAATGTATCCACTAAACTTGAATCAGAAGAAACTTCTGAGGAGCTCAAATCATCAGAAACTCAGGCATCCAAGAAAAG GAAAATGGTTGAGAAAACTGTTGTGAGGGTGAGGATAGGAGAGGGAAACAATATCAGCAGACTGAAGAATGAAGGGCTACCTTCAGATTTTTGGTCTTGGAGGAAATATGGACAAAAGCCAATCAAAGGGTCTCCATATCCAAG GGGTTATTACAGATGCAGCACGTCAAAGGGTTGTTCAGCGAAGAAGCAAGTAGAGAGATGCAGAACAGATGCTTCAATGCTCATCATCACATACACCTCTACACATAATCACCCTTCTCCTGATGCAATAATCTCCACCCAGAATTTATCACAAAAACCAAAAGAACAAGAAGCTGGAGAAACCACAGAAGAAGAACTATCAAaggtggaagaacaagaacaagaacatgaACATGAGCATGAACAGGTTGAAGAAGAACACAGCACGGATCATGAGAAGCCAAGTACTACTACTGTGTCTATGGCCACGGCTGATGAGAAGAGTTTCCATTACTTGCAGTCTCCAATAAGCAGCCATGAAGATATTGTTGTTGTAGACCAAGAAGATCCATTCAG CTAA